CGCACAGTGTATCTGTTCAACATGTAGGCAAGTTGTCTTTCTAATCCAATACCGTAACCACCATGAGGAGCACTACCGTATTTACGCACATCAGTAAACCAGTAGTAGCTATCCAAGTTCAAGTTTTCTCTCTTAAGAGCAGCCATTAATTCATCGTAGTTATCAATTCTCATTGAACCACCAGTAATTTCACCAACGTTTGGCATCAACACATCCACGGATTCGGTGACTCTTGGATCATCTTTACATCTTTGCATATAGaaagatttgatttctGCTGGGAAACGAGTCAACAAAATTGGTTCGTTAATGGTATCGgtcatttttctttcagCAGCTTCAGCAATATCATCACcgaatttgaatttttctcCATCTTCATTTGGAATACCATGTTCGTTTAACCAATCCAAGGCTTCAATATATTCCATTCTCTTGAATGGGGCCTTTGGTGCTTTGAAATCTGGGTTCAATTGTTTGACAATTGGTCCAGCAACTGGATCTTCTAAAACATATTGAATGGTCTTGGAAAgtaatttttctaaatgAGTCAACAAGTCTTCAAATGTTATAAATACCAATTCAGCTTCAATATGAGTATATTCACTCAAATGTCTTCTAGTGTGAGATTTTTCAGCTCTGAATGATTCTTGGATACAATAAACGTCACCCAATGATGCCAAACAGGTTTCCAAGTACAATTGAGATGATTGGGTCAAGTAAGCCTCTTCACCATAGTAATCTAACTTGAATAAAGTGGACCCTCCTTCAACTTGGTTTTGTACCATACATGGTGGAGTGACTTCTGTTAAGCCTTCTTCAGCAAAGAATCTTCTAATAGCAGCCAGGTAAGCAGCTCTGACTTTCATGACAGCAGATAACGATTCACCTCTTAAAGCCAAATGACGTTGGTCCAATAATAAGTTTGGATCGGCGTTTTCTTGAACTTTGTTAGTGAAGGATTCGTCACCACTTGGGGCCAAAGcaatgatttgataatgGTCAGCTTTCAATTCAACCCCACCTGGAGCAGTTTTACCTTCTGGTAATTTAGAAATAACACCTTTGATGGAAACAGTGGATTCAATGGTTAATTCTTGGGTTTGTTTGGCTTTGGCCAAGTCACCAGTTAAAACACATTGGAGATAACCAGTACCATCTCTTAAAGTGATAAAAGCCAAACCTTTTTGAACTCTCAAACGATGAACCCAACCTTGCACAAGTACTCTTGTATCCAAATGATCTTTTAATTGtctgattttgattttttgagCTGATGGTAATGATTtgtcttcttcaattgatgataaatccAATTCAGCCAATTTGGCAGTGgcttgttgttgctttttttgttcttctaATTTAGCTTGCTTTTcagctttctttttcaatccTTCAACTCCCTTTTTGGCTTTCTTTAATGCAGAAGCAGAGATCTCAACATATTCGAATTTTTCAGCATCTTCTTCAGATTGTTTGTAAACAAAGACTTTGGCATCAGGATGAGTATACAATGCAAAAGCTGGAGTGGCATAAGGTTGTTCTTGTGTTCCCTTAGCTTCAATGGTATCTACACCAGTTTTTTCGTTAACATATATGGATTGTGACATAGTGTTTGTTGCTTTTGTAAAGTCTTGGGGTAAAGAAAGATTAATAGGAAAAAGACtaataacaatatatataaatacaaaATGTCGATTGACTCacgaaaatttttttttgatgacTGCATATAGGGTACATTTGGTAGTGATATGGATGATTAGTTTAGGGCTTGGTAGCACTGTATTTTTGTTTCCGCTTTGCGTTTCTTCGCCTATTCATACATACACCAGATTTTTTGCTGAAAAGATAAGACGACATACGACATTCTGAAAAAATTGTGTGAGACATTTgtcaatgaaaaattaggACGagaaaactttttttttttttttcaatgtgTTCTTTTCCTCAATTCCCAAAGGTTTTAGTGACAGataatcaaatatcaattcaTACCACATAGTACGGAATGGCTTTAGAACAATCATTGGCCCAATTATCGTTGGCTACTGTTGCGTCACCAGAAAATGACAAGGCTTTACCCACCAAatctttgattttcaaaCCAAAGACTGCCAAAACAGCTACCCCAATTCCCctctttgtttttgcaTTACAAGATACCACCACTCCATCAAATTTGATTGCCAAATCCGCAGGTGTAAAAGAACCAAGATTGGCCAAGGATGATTTAGTagaagaatttttcaaaaccaCCACAAAAGAAGTTTCCATTGCCAATTTATCCAAAGAATTAGCCggtaaaattaaaattatcattgaCGATAATGTTTTGAAAGCTGCCAAGAATgaagaattgttgaaattatCTACTCAAAGTTCCGCAGCTGTGTTACCTGCTAAAACTGTGGTTGAATTTTTACAATCTACTGGTATTGAGATTATTGAAGTTGATTTTTCAGCTGAACCAACTCAAACTCCAGTAACACCAGCatctgctgctgctgctacctctaaaaaggaaaagaaagatgaTGCCAAATTAGAAGATGCTAAATTGATTGGTATCACTgttgataaagaaaaagatttttCTTCATGGTACACCCAAGTTGTCACCAAAGGTGAAATGCTTGATTATTACGATGTTTCTGGTTGTTACATCCTTAGACCAAATTCATATTTTGTTTGGGAAACCATTCAAGATTGGTTTAATGCCAGAATTAAGAAGATGGGTGTACAAAACACTTATTTCCCAATGTTTGTTTCTCAGAGAGTTttggaaaaggaaaaggacCATATTGAAGGGTTTGCTCCTGAAGTTGCTTGGGTCACTAGAGCTGGTAATTCGGAATTAGATGAACATATTGCTATTAGACCAACTTCTGAAACTGTCATGTACCCATACTATGCCAAATGGATTAGATCCCATCGTGATTTACCATTGAAATTGAACCAATGGAATTCAGTTGTTCGTTGGGAATTTAAACATCCACAACCATTTTTAAGAACCAGAGAGTTCTTGTGGCAAGAAGGTCATACTGCTCATTTGACCAAAGATGCCGCTGCTGAAGAAGTTTTGCAAATCTTAGACTACTATGCTGGTGTTtatgaagaattattagCTGTTCCAGTTGTTAAAGGTAAAAAAAccgaaaatgaaaaatttgctGGTGGTGATTACACCACCACTGTTGAAGGTTTTGTTGCTGCTACTGGTAGAGGTATTCAAGGTGGTACATCTCATCATTTGGGTACTAATTTCTCGAAAATGTTCAATATTTCTGTGGAAAACCCTGAAGGTTCAGAAAAACCTAGAATTTTTGCTTACCAAAACTCTTGGGGGTTGTCAACTAGAGTTATTGGTGTTATGATCATGACCCATTCTGATAACAAAGGTTTAGTCTTACCACCAAGAATCGCACAATACCAAGCTGTTGTTATCCCAGTTGGTCTCACATCCAAATCCACTGATGctcaaagaaaagaaatcaacGAAGGTGCAGAAAAGATTGAACAATCTTTAAGAGCCAATGGCATAAGGGTTACTGGTGATTACAGAGAAATTTATAACCCAGGTTGGAAATTTGCTGATTGGGAATTGAAAGGGGTCCCATTACGTTTTGAATTTGGTCCTAAAGATTTGGCTGGTAATCAAGTTACCATTGTTAGAAGAAATGATGGGAAAAAATACACTGTTAAATTAGACGAATTAGACACACAAGTTCCAAAATTGTTGGATCAAATGcatgatgatttattggCTAAAGCtaaacaagaatttgatgaGCATCGTGTTAAAGTTGATGAATGGAAAGATTTTGTTCCAACTTTGAACAAAAAGAATGTTATTTTGGCTCCATGGTGTGGTGATGCCGATTGTGAAGATGACATTAAGGATTCTTCCGCTAAGAAGGATGAtggtgaagaagaagaagttgatgaaAAGGCTCCATCAATGGGTGCTAAATCATTGTGTATTCCATTTGAACAACCAGAATTGAAAGAAGGTCAAAAATGTGTTAAATGTGATAGAAAAGCCGTTACCTACTGTATGTTTGGTAGATCTTATTAGACGAGATATAGTCTTGTGTGAGTGCTTCTATACTATTGTataactaataataattaaagaTTTTAATGACTTAAAATAGTTTATTGAATAAAGTAGATAAAATCGGATCTAACCTCTatccaaacaaaaaacGGGTGTGTGAGGaggagaagaaaaaaaaaatcaacctAAAAAATCCAACGAATCAGATATCGTTGATTAGCAATCTATAATAGATGATTTGTCCTGGTAAAGTGATTCTGGTGCTGATCCAATTGATACTATTCATTGTTGCTGGtatcaattgttttgaatTGGGGAAAGAGTTTATGGCAAACTATCCACAAGGtgatatttatcaaattgtgTTTCCCGGTTTAATATTTGTTACATTTTTGCTTAAACTAGTTGTTTTACCAATCAGGTCGATGTTGACTACTCCATAGAGAGAAGTGAAAAAGTTTTTAAATGTCTATAAAATATATACGTCTACGTTTCTATTTCCAGAATGAAGAGTTGTCGAGCTCTTTTACACTTTTAGATTTTATCACTATTTTCTCATGATCATCTAAATCCAAATGATAAATACTTTCTAGGCCCAATGACTTCACATAATCCCAAGCTTTGGAATAAAATATACCAATTTGTGATAATGAATGGGCATCATCAGATAAGCAAAACCTGGAATCAccatatttaataattgcaTTAGCAATATCTCGTTTCGGATAAGGAGTATTCCAACCTTTCCTTAAAGCAGAAGAATTAAGTTCAAACAACCCGCCATACAgtttaacaaattttatatttCGAATAATTAATTGCCAAATATCAGGCCAATCAGTTTCTAAATTCACATCTTTTGTTGGTTTACCAGTAGTTGGATCAACTTCATCCTCTGGTTGTAATAAGCGAATTAAATCGAAATGGCCGACAACAGTAGGTTTCAACTGAGTTATAACTTTATATTGcaattcaaaataatcattatATAATTCTCGAGTTGTATTACTTTTAGTGGATTCTCTTGCCTTGAGCCATAATTCcttattgaaatcaatgGGGATTTCATTAACAAAATGAACTGATCCAACACTCATTTGTActttattcaataattcctttgaataatttatatGATCAGTGTTTATTCCCTCAACttcaaatccaataattattttcatatttctactattattattggcaTATCTCAATTGTAAATCACGAGCATGATTTAAATATCTTGTAAAATCACCATTTAAGTTGTCGATAGTGTAggatttatcaatttcttcaggATATAAAAATCTGTTGTCTAATCGAGGCATATGTTCAGTTAAACATACTATTTGGAACCCCTTTTTATAGTAGAGTTCTACCATATCATCTAAAGTGTCCACTGCATGAGACACATAATCTCCACTATGAGAATGATGTGTGTGCATTTATAACAGATTGCAAAAgacttgaaaaaaatggcGAAAGTATTTGATCCCAAATATTGTAATGTGTCAAATGGGATGAAGGTAACCTTCTAAAGGCTATTCGCAGATCAAAGAAAGCTGTGGTTTATATTGGATGGGGCACACTTTGTACATCTTCATTTGTTATCGACCGAATTGTGCGAACTGTGAAGTcgaagaaaacaaaaatctGCCGTAATACTACAAACGTAACCCATTTAACCACATCAATGCTTGTACAGTTAAAGTTCCCACTCAAAACACTACAGCAAATACTGCTGAAACGCTTTAACAGTAGCAGTCTAAACCCTACTATTAAAAACCAATTATCAAATCCTCCTCCAATAGGTTCAATAATAGAAGCTAGAGGGTTTGTGAAAAGTATTAGATCATCTAAAAAAGTTGGGTTTGTCGATATAACTGATGGTTCCATTAGTAATAACCTCAACATTGTCCTTCAAGGATCTGATCAACCAAAATTTAAAGTTGGACAAAGCATAGTAGTTAAAGGAGATTGGTGTGCTGGGAAGGGGAAACAAccatttgaattgaaatataaTCCTGAAAATCCGCAACATACTTTTACTATATTAGGTGATGTAACTGATGATTATCCATTACAGAAGAAAGCCACTTCAATGTCATTTTTAAGAAATTTCCCTGAGATCAAGCATAGAACTAGTACATTAGGATCATTTTTACGATTACGATC
This sequence is a window from Candida dubliniensis CD36 chromosome 7, complete sequence. Protein-coding genes within it:
- a CDS encoding proline--trna ligase, putative, which codes for MALEQSLAQLSLATVASPENDKALPTKSLIFKPKTAKTATPIPLFVFALQDTTTPSNLIAKSAGVKEPRLAKDDLVEEFFKTTTKEVSIANLSKELAGKIKIIIDDNVLKAAKNEELLKLSTQSSAAVLPAKTVVEFLQSTGIEIIEVDFSAEPTQTPVTPASAAAATSKKEKKDDAKLEDAKLIGITVDKEKDFSSWYTQVVTKGEMLDYYDVSGCYILRPNSYFVWETIQDWFNARIKKMGVQNTYFPMFVSQRVLEKEKDHIEGFAPEVAWVTRAGNSELDEHIAIRPTSETVMYPYYAKWIRSHRDLPLKLNQWNSVVRWEFKHPQPFLRTREFLWQEGHTAHLTKDAAAEEVLQILDYYAGVYEELLAVPVVKGKKTENEKFAGGDYTTTVEGFVAATGRGIQGGTSHHLGTNFSKMFNISVENPEGSEKPRIFAYQNSWGLSTRVIGVMIMTHSDNKGLVLPPRIAQYQAVVIPVGLTSKSTDAQRKEINEGAEKIEQSLRANGIRVTGDYREIYNPGWKFADWELKGVPLRFEFGPKDLAGNQVTIVRRNDGKKYTVKLDELDTQVPKLLDQMHDDLLAKAKQEFDEHRVKVDEWKDFVPTLNKKNVILAPWCGDADCEDDIKDSSAKKDDGEEEEVDEKAPSMGAKSLCIPFEQPELKEGQKCVKCDRKAVTYCMFGRSY
- a CDS encoding histidinol-phosphatase, putative (Similar to S. cerevisiae HIS2), whose translation is MHTHHSHSGDYVSHAVDTLDDMVELYYKKGFQIVCLTEHMPRLDNRFLYPEEIDKSYTIDNLNGDFTRYLNHARDLQLRYANNNSRNMKIIIGFEVEGINTDHINYSKELLNKVQMSVGSVHFVNEIPIDFNKELWLKARESTKSNTTRELYNDYFELQYKVITQLKPTVVGHFDLIRLLQPEDEVDPTTGKPTKDVNLETDWPDIWQLIIRNIKFVKSYGGLFELNSSALRKGWNTPYPKRDIANAIIKYGDSRFCLSDDAHSLSQIGIFYSKAWDYVKSLGLESIYHLDLDDHEKIVIKSKSVKELDNSSFWK
- a CDS encoding asparagine--tRNA ligase, putative (Similar to S. cerevisiae DED81), which produces MSQSIYVNEKTGVDTIEAKGTQEQPYATPAFALYTHPDAKVFVYKQSEEDAEKFEYVEISASALKKAKKGVEGLKKKAEKQAKLEEQKKQQQATAKLAELDLSSIEEDKSLPSAQKIKIRQLKDHLDTRVLVQGWVHRLRVQKGLAFITLRDGTGYLQCVLTGDLAKAKQTQELTIESTVSIKGVISKLPEGKTAPGGVELKADHYQIIALAPSGDESFTNKVQENADPNLLLDQRHLALRGESLSAVMKVRAAYSAAIRRFFAEEGLTEVTPPCMVQNQVEGGSTLFKLDYYGEEAYLTQSSQLYLETCLASLGDVYCIQESFRAEKSHTRRHLSEYTHIEAELVFITFEDLLTHLEKLLSKTIQYVLEDPVAGPIVKQLNPDFKAPKAPFKRMEYIEALDWLNEHGIPNEDGEKFKFGDDIAEAAERKMTDTINEPILLTRFPAEIKSFYMQRCKDDPRVTESVDVLMPNVGEITGGSMRIDNYDELMAALKRENLNLDSYYWFTDVRKYGSAPHGGYGIGLERQLAYMLNRYTVRDCSLYPRFTGRCKP